From Pseudomonas sp. stari2:
GTTGCCACTCAGGCCGCTGGCGGTGCCGCGAGCAGCGTTGTCGGCCTCGTCGGCTTCTTCGAGCGCACGCCTGGCCCGCTCGAAAAAGGCCAGCCCGGCCTCGGTCGGCGTCAGGCCTCGGGTCGAACGCAACAGCAAGCGTACGCCGAGGCGGGTTTCGAGTTGGGCGATGGTTTTCGACACGGCCGGCTGACCGATATTCAGCCGCCGGGCGGCGGCGGAAAACGAGCCGGTTTCCACGACGTAGACAAAGGTTTCCATGGCGGCGAGGCGGTCCATCGGCGGTCCCGTGCAAGTGTTGTTGAGGGGGATTACGACTGTGATGAGTCCATCACAGTCGTTACGGATCTTATGCCGTCACAAGCGCCGACTTTTGCGAAACACTCAAAAACCGCACCAGCGCCAGCAGCGGAAACGCACTGCCAACAATCACGATCCACAGCCAGCCGCCATGCTCGTACACCGCACTGGCCACCGACGAACCGAAGGCGCCGCCGATGAAGATGCTGGTCATGTACAGCGCGTTGAGGCGGCCGCGGCTTTTGGCGTCGAGGGAGTAGACCGCGCGCTGGCCGAGCACCATGTTCATCTGCACGCAGAAGTCGAGCACCACGCCGGTCACCGCCAGGCCGATCACGCTGTAGGCCGGGTGAATGAAGGCCGGCAGGAAACTCAGGCTGGCGAACAGCATGGCCAGCAGAGAGGCGACGCGGGTGTGGCCGGCGTCGGCCAGGCGTCCGCTGATCGGGGCGGCAATCGCACCGATGGCGCCGACCAGGGCAAAGATCGCGATTTCACTCTGGGACAGGCCATGGTTGCGCGCCAGTTCCAGCGGCACGGCGGTCCAGAACAGGCTGAAGGTGGCGAACATGCAGGCCTGGTAGAACGCCCGCTGACGCAGCACCGGTTGCTGGCGCAGCAGCGTCCACAGCGAGCCGATCAACTGGCCGTAGGAGGCGCTGTGATCCGGCTGGCGCTTGGGCACGGTCAGTGCCAGCACGATGCTGATTGCCGCCATCAACACCGCCGCGATCATGAACATTGCCCGCCAGCCGAAATGGTCGGCAACGACGCTCGACACCGGACGCGCCAGCAGAATGCCCAGTAACAAACCGCCCATGATTCCGCCGACTACACGGCCACGGGATTCCTCCGGCGCCAGATGCGCCGCCAGCGGAATCAGGATCTGCACCGACACTGAGCTGAAGCCCACCAGCAGCGAAATCATCAGGAACACATTGGGCTGATCGGTAAACGCCGCCCCCAGCAGACTGGCAATCGCCACCACGGTGGTGATGATCATCAGACGGCGGTTTTCCAGCAGGTCCGCCAGCGGCACCAGGAAGAACAGCCCCAGTGCGTAACCGATCTGGGTCAGCGACACGATGAAGCTGGCCATGGTGTCGGTCAGGCCGATGTCCGGCGCGATCAGGCCGATGATCGGCTGGGCGTAGTAGATGTTGGCAACGATGGCGCCGCAGCAGAAAGCGAACAGCAGCACCATGCCTCGGGTCATTGCGTGAGTTGTGGCGGTCATAGGGTTTCTCGATCCAGCGAAAAGGAATGCGGTGAGGCTAAGGGACGAACCGGGTCGGCGGTAGAAGCCTTGGATCGATATCAGTTATTCCGTTGCGGAATAGATTCCAGCCGGTGAGGTGTCGTCCATCGGCGAACCTTGCGTCCGACCGGGGAGGGGTGATGATACATTCACTTACATCTTGTTCGATAGCGTGCTTATGTTGTCATTGGATTTCTACCTGAAAACAACCGGAGGATTGCGATGTTTCGTCAGCTGCTTCGCCACACCACGACTCTTGCATTGATCGGCGTGCTTGGCGCCGGCAGCGTCTACGCCGGTGAGGCCCCGGGGATGCGCATTGGTGTGCGCGGCGAAATCACCGGGGTCAGCCCCGACTCGCTCAAGGTTCACGTCAACAGCGGTGAAAACGTGGTGGTCCGGTTGACCCCGGACACCAAGGTCCGCGCCGTCACCCTGGCCAATATCGAAGACATCAAGCCCGGCAGCTACATCGGCTCGGCAGCCATTCCTCAGGAGGATGGCACGCTCAAAGCGCTGGAGGTGCATGTATTCCCTCCGGAGTTGGCTGGCAGCGGCGATGGCCACCGGCCGTTCGACCTGACCAAGGACAGCAGCATGACCAATGGCAGCGTCGGTGATCTGGTGGTGAGCAACGGCCGGGTGCTGACCGTCAACTACAAGGGCGGCCAGCAGAAGATCCTGGTGCCGGAGGATGTGCCAATCGTCAACCTGACGCCGGGCGATCGCAACCTGCTCAAGGTTGGCGTGAGGATCGTCACTTTCGTGACCCAGAGTGCGGACGGAACGCTGACTGCGCAATCGATCTCGGCCGGCAAGGATGGCGTGAAACCGCCCATGTGAACGCATACAAAAAAGGCGACCTCTTCAGGTCGCCTTTTTCATTTCAGCTCACGTCTTACTTGTTGGTGTAGATCTGGTCGAAGATCCCGCCATCGTTGAAGTGGGTCTTCTGCACGGTGCGCCAATCGCCGAAGGTTTTCTCGACCGACAGGAAGTCGACTTTCGGGAAGCGGTCGGTGTACTTGGCCAGTACCGCCGGGTCACGTGGGCGCAGGTAGTTGGCGGCCGCGATTTCCTGGCCCTCCGGCGACCACAGGTACTTCAGGTATTCTTCGGCCGCCGCGCGGGAGCCTTTCTTCTCGACGACTTTGTCGACCACCGATACAGGCGGCTCGGCTTCGGCGGAGACGCTTGGGTAGATGACTTCGAACTGGTCGCGGCCGAACTCGCGGGCGATCATTTCGGCTTCGTTCTCGAAGGTCACCAGCACGTCGCCGATCTGGTTGGTCATGAACGTGGTCGTCGCGGCGCGGCCACCGGTGTCCAGCACTGGCGCTTGCTTGAACAACTTGCCGACGAAGTCTTTGGCCTTGTTCTCGTCACCGCCGTTTTTCAGCACATAGCCCCAGGCGGACAGATAGGTATAGCGGCCGTTGCCCGAGGTTTTCGGGTTCGGCACGATCACCTGCACGCCGTCCTTGAGCAGGTCCGGCCAGTCTTTCAGGGCTTTCGGGTTGCCCTTGCGCACGATAAACACGGTCGCGGAGGTGAACGGTGCGCTGTTGTTCGGCAGACGGGTGACCCAGTTTTCCGGGACCAGTTTGCCGTTGTCGGCCAGGGCGTTGATGTCGGTCGCCATGTTCATGGTGATGACGTCAGCCGGCAGGCCGTCGATCACCGAGCGCGCCTGTTTGCTGGAGCCGCCGAAAGACATCTGCACGGTGATGTCCTCTTTGTGTTCGGCTTGCCAGTGTTTCTGGAACGCAGTGTTGTAGTCCTTGTAGAAATCGCGCATCACGTCGTAGGAAACGTTAAGCAGGGTCGGTGCGGCTTGAGCCACGCTGCCGAAGGCCAGACCTGCGGCGAGAAGTGAGGCGCCAAAGAGTTTTTTCACTGCGCATTCCTTGTTCTGTGGGGGTGTTTTTACAAAGGTGAGGCCATTTGCCAGCGACTATAGCGGGGCGCGCATAGTCGCTTAAAGATTAAAAAGAACTTTGCTTATTCCATTTTCTTGAACAGCGCATTGCCACAACGGGAGCAGAACGAGGCTTCGTGTTCATGGCTGTTTTTCTTGCACACCGGGCAGTCGTGCTGCAGCTGACCGCCACGCATGGCAGTGGCCAGTTCGGCGGTGAAAATCCCGGTGGGCACGGCGATGATCGAATAACCGGTGATCATCACCAGCGACGAAATCACCTGGCCCAGAACGGTCCTTGGCACGATGTCGCCATAACCCACGGTGGTCAGGGTCACGATAGCCCAATAGATGCCTTTGGGAATGCTGGTGAAGCCGTGCTCCGGGCCTTCGACTACGTACATCAAGGTGCCGAACACCGTGACCAGGGTGCAGACGCTGAGGAGAAACACGAGGATTTTCTGCTTGCTGCCGCGCAAGGCATCGAGCAGGTAATGCGCCTGTTTCAAGTACGGCCCGAGCTTGAGTACCCGGAAGATCCGCAGCATCCGGATCACCCGGATGATCAGCAGGTATTGGGCATCGCTGTAATACAACGCGAGGATGCCCGGCACGATCGCCAGCAGGTCAACCAGCCCATAGAAACTGAAGGCGTAGCGCAACGGCTTGGGCGAGCAATACAGGCGCAGCAGGTACTCGCCGAGGAAGATGACCGTGAAGCCCCATTCGATGTACGCCAGCACATTGGCGTAGTTCTGGTGAACTTCATCGATGCTGTCGAGGATCACGGTCACCAGACTGGCGAAGATGATCAGCAGCAAAGTCTTGTCGAAACGGCGGCCAGCCACCGTATCGGTCTGGAAAATGATCACGTACAGGCGATCACGCCACGTGTTGTTACCGTTCATGCACATCGCCTTGGCCGTCAATCAGCGCAGCCTAGGTTGATTCTCCCCGTTAGTGCAAGGCGCGGCGTTGATCTCCGCTTGGCGCATCAGGCGAATGCCGGTGCGCAGCAGCCAGCAGGCGAGAATGAACGGTGCCGTGAGGGTCGCAAGACCGATGGCACTGAACAGAGGCGTCAGCAGCAGCGCCAGACCAATGCCGAACAGCGGCAGCCACGGTTGCTGGCGCTGGGCGCTGAAGGCGAGGGCGGCGAGCACGGTGTTGTAGCCACCCAGCCCCAGCAGCGCTATCTGGCTTTCGTGGTGCAACAGGCTGGAACCGAGGCCAATCGCCGATGCCAATAGCGCCCAGGCAAACGCCCGGCGATCAGCGATCAGCAACCCGGCGGCGATCAATCCACCGGCCAACGGATGGTCGAGGAACATCACCTGACCGAATCCTTTCAGGGCGGCAGCGAGCAGGTTCAGGGTGTTCAGCTCAAGCGCCGGCACCGGTGTCGAAGGCTCGGCGAAACACAGGAACACCCAGCTCAACAATACGAACGGCGCAGTGTAGGCGGGCAGGTACTCGGTGAGGCGTGCGCGTTTGAGCCACTGCTGCGTGATCATCGCGCTCAGGCCACCGGCCGCCAGAATCAGCGGTGGCAGCATCGGCGACCAGGGGAAATACAGGCTCAACAACAGGCCGACCAGCACGCCGTTGTAGCTGAACAGTCCGGCCTGGCGGTCAGCCTTGGCGTAGTTGCGCCGTTGCGCAGTGAGCAAACCGGCGACCGCGCCGAGCAGCGCGCCGGCGAACAGCACCGGCGCGGTGAATAAAATGGCCAAAAGGCACAGCAGGCCACACAGCGGATGACGCTGGAGGAAGATTTGACTGAAACCGTTGAGCAAAGCCTCGGCCCAGTCGGGGCAGTGGGTGTTGAAATGGTTGGCAGGCATGTCTGGAGAATCTGGGCAGTTGGAAAATCAAAAGGTCTTGCTTGAAGCTGTGGCGAGGGAGCTCATGCCCGGCGAATGCGGTGTCTCTTGTGGAAACCGTCATGCCGGGCGACGGGAGCACGCTCCCTCGCCATACAGGTGTTGCTTAAATCAATGTTTCGATCCGCAGCGAATTAGTCGATCCCGGCTGGCCAAACGGCACACCCGCGGTGATCAGCAACGTATCGCCACGCTCGGCCATTCCTTGAGCCTGAGCGATTTCCAGCGCGGTCGAGCACACTTCATCTACCTGACGCAGGCGATCATTGACCACCGAATGAATGCCCCACGCCACGCTCAGCCGGCGGGCGGTCTGCAGGTTCGGCGTCAGGTTGAGGATCGGCGCTTTCGGCCGCTCCCGCGCCGCACGCAAACTCGATGCGCCGGACTCGCTGTAGTTGACCAGCACCGCCACCGGCAGCACGTTGCTGATGCGGCGAATCGCACAGCTGATCGCATCGGACACGGTCGCTTCGGCTTTCGGCCGGCTGACGTCGAGTTGGGTCTGGTAATCCGGACCGTTCTCCACCTGGCGGATGATCTTGCTCATCATCTGCACGGCTTCCAGCGGGTATTCGCCGGACGCGGTTTCTGCCGACAGCATCACCGCATCGGCGCCTTCGGCCACGGCGTTGGCGACGTCGGTGACTTCAGCGCGGGTCGGCGCCGGGGAGAAACGCATCGACTCGAGCATCTGCGTCGCCACCACCACCGGTTTGCCGAGCTGACGGCAGGTGGTGATGATGTTTTTCTGGATCTGCGGCACGCTTTCGGCCGGCACTTCCACGCCGAGGTCACCACGAGCCACCATGATCGCGTCGCTCAGTTCGGCGATCTCGCGCAGTTGCTCGACGGCCGACGGCTTCTCGATTTTCGCCATCAGGAACGCCTTGTCGCCGATCAGCTCGCGGGCCTCGATGATGTCTTGCGGACGCTGCACGAACGACAGCGCCACCCAGTCCACACCCAGCTCCAGGCCGAAGCTCAGGTCGCGGCGATCCTTGGTGGTCAGCGGGCTCAGATCGAGTACCGCTTGCGGCACGTTCACGCCTTTGCGATCTGACAGTTCACCGCCGTTGAGCACGGTGGTGTCGATCGCATCGCTGTACTTGGTGACGACCCGCAGCCGCAGTTTGCCGTCATCGAGCAGCAGGTCCATCCCGGCTTCCAGCGCCGCGATGATCTCCGGATGCGGCAGGTTCACCCGGCGTTCGTCGCCCGGCGTCGCGTCCAGATCGAGGCGGAAGGCCTGACCGCGATGCAGCTGAACCTTGCCGTCAGCGAACTTGCCGACCCGCAGTTTCGGCCCTTGCAGGTCCATCAGGATCCCGAGCGGGTAGTTGAGCTGGCGCTCGACTTCGCGTATCCACTGATAGCGCTTGGCGTGGTCGGCGTGATCGCCGTGGCTGAAGTTGAGGCGGAAGATGTTGACCCCGGCCTCGACCAACTCGCGGATGTCTTCGATGCCGTCGACGGCAGGCCCGAGGGTGGCGAGGATTTTGACCTTTTTGTCAGGCGTCATGATTTGGAACTCTCGAGGATCAGAATGGCGCGGAAGTCGTTGACGTTGGTGCGGGTCGGCTCGGTGACGATCAGCGCATCGAGCGCCGCGAAGTAGCCGTAGCCGTTGTTGTTATCCAGCTCGTCGCTGGCGCTCAGCCCAAGGGCGGCGGCGCGGGCGTAGCTGTCCGGGGTCATGATCGCGCCGGCGTTGTCTTCCGAGCCGTCGATGCCGTCGGTGTCACCGGCCAGCGCATAGACGCCGGGCTGGCCCTTGAGGCTGTCGGTGAGGCTGAGGAGGAATTCGGCGTTGCGTCCGCCACGGCCATTGCCGCGCACGGTCACGGTGGTTTCGCCGCCGGAGAGAATCACGCACGGTGCCGCCAGTGGCTGGCCGTGATGAATGATCTGGCGCGCGATACCGGCGTGGACTTTCGCCACTTCCCGGGATTCGCCTTCCAGGTCGCCGAGGATCAGCGTGCTGAAACCGGCCTGACGGCATTTCACTGCCGCCGCATCCAGCGATTGCTGAGGGCGGGCGATCAGCTGGAAGTGACTGCGGGCCAGGCTCGGATCGCCGGGTTTGACGGTTTCCGATTCCGGGCTTTGCAGCCAGGTACGCACGGAAGCCGGGATCTCGATACCGTAGCGCTTGATGATCGCCAGTGCTTCGGCGCTGGTGCTCGGGTCGGCCACGGTCGGGCCGGAGGCGATGACCGTGGCGAGGTCGCCCGGTACATCGGAAATCGCGTAGGTATAAACAGTCGCCGGCCAGCAAGCCTTGCCCAGGCGTCCGCCCTTGATCGCCGAGAGGTGCTTGCGCACGCAGTTCATCTCGCCGATGGTCGCGCCGGATTTGAGCAGGGCTTTGTTGATCGACTGTTTGTCGGCCAGGGTGATGCCTTCGGCCGGCAGCGCCAGCAGGGCAGAGCCACCGCCGGACAGCAGGAAGATCACGCGGTCGTCTTCGGTCAGGTTGCTGACCAGATCCAGCACGCGTTTGGCCACGGCCAGACCGGCAGCGTCCGGCACCGGGTGCGCGGCTTCGACCACTTCGATTTTTTCGCACGGGGCGCCGTGACCGTAACGGGTCACCACAAGGCCCGAGACTTCGCCTTCCCAGCAGCGCTCGACCACTTGCGCCATGGCAGCGGCAGCCTTGCCGGCGCCGATGACGATCACGCGACCTGTGCGGTCGGCTGGCAGATGGGCTTCGAGGACCTGGTTCGGATGGGCCGCGTCGATGGCTGTGGCAAACAGCTCGCGCAGCAGTTGTTGCGGATCGACCGACATGGCGGGCTCCCGGAATTCTTGTTATTGGAAGGGCAACTCGGTCCAGTGTGGAAGCAGGGCTGCTTCCACACCGGGGGCGGGGCAGGGCTTACTTCTTGTCGCGAATCGAGAAGTTGGCCATGTGTTCCAGGCCCTTGATCAGCGCCGAGTGGTCCCAGTTGCTGCCACCGATGGCCGCGCAGGTGCTGAACACCTGCTGGGCGTTGGCGGTGTTCGGCAGGTTGATGTTCAGCTCCTTGGCGCCTTGCAGGGCCAGGTTCAGGTCCTTCTGGTGCAGGCTGATGCGGAAGCCCGGATCGAAGGTGCCCTTGATCATGCGCTCGCCGTGCACTTCGAGGATCTTCGAGGAGGCGAAACCGCCCATCAGTGCTTCACGCACCTTGGCCGGATCGGCACCGTTTTTCGAAGCGAACAGCAGGGCTTCGGCGACGGCCTGAATGTTCAGGGCAACGATGATCTGGTTCGCCACCTTGGCGGTCTGACCGTCGCCATTGCCGCCGACCAGGGTGATGTTCTTGCCCATGGCCTGGAACAGCGGCAGTGCGCGTTCGAAGGCATCGGCGTCGCCGCCGACCATGATGCTCAGGGTCGCAGCCTTGGCACCGACTTCACCACCGGACACTGGAGCGTCGAGGTATTGCGCGCCTTTTTCGTTGATCTTCGCGGCGAAAGCCTTGGTGGCGGTTGGCGAGATCGAGCTCATGTCGATCACGACCTTGCCTTTGCCAATGCCGGCAGCGACGCCGTCGGTGCGGAACAGCACGTCGTCGACCTGCGGGGTATCCGGCACCATGACGATGATGAATTCAGCTTCCTGGGCCACTTCTTTCGGGTTGGCCAGGGCGACGGCGCCAGCGGCGACCAGATCGGCAGGAGCGGCGTCGTGGTGTGCCGACAGGAACAGGCTGTGACCGGCTTTCTGCAGGTTCGAAGCCATTGGGTGGCCCATGATGCCGGTGCCGATAAATCCGATTTTAGCCATGAGAAATTCCTCTTGTTTTTGTCTTGCTCAAGCAAATAGGGGGTCAGATCGCGTTGTGGGTCTTCAGCCAGCCGAGGCCCGCTTCAGTGGTGGTCAGCGGTTTGTACTCGCAGCCGACCCAGCCCTGATAACCGAAGCGATCCAGGTGTTCGAACAGGAAGCGATAGTTGATCTCGCCAGTGCCCGGCTCGTTGCGGCCCGGGTTGTCGGCCAACTGCACATGGTTGATCTCGCCCAGGTGCGATTGCAGGGTGCGGGCCAGATCGCCTTCCATGATTTGCATGTGATAGATGTCGTATTGCAGGAACAGATTGGCGCTGCCGACCTGCTCGCGAATCGACAGGGCCTGCGCCGTGTTGTTCAGGTAGAAGCCCGGAATGTCGCGGGTGTTGATCGCTTCCATCACCAGTTTGATACCGACGGCTTGCAGCTTGTCGGCGGCGTACTTGAGGTTGGCGACGAAGGTCTTTTCAACGGTGGCATCGTCCACGCCCTGCGGACGGATACCGGCCAGGCAGTTGACCTGGGTGTTGCCCAGCACCTGTGCGTAGGCGATGGCCAGATCGACCCCGGCGCGGAACTCTTCGACCCGGTCCGGCAGGCACGCGATACCGCGCTCGCCCTTGGCCCAGTCACCCGCTGGCAGGTTGAACAGCACTTGGGTCAGACCGTTGGCGTCGAGTTTGGCCTTGATTTCGGCAGAGCTGAAATCGTACGGGAACAGGTACTCGACACCGCTGAAGCCCGCCTTGGCGGCGGCGTCGAAACGGGCAAGGAAATCCTGTTCGGTGAACAGCATGGACAGGTTGGCTGCGAAACGCGGCATGGTGGTCTCCCGTTAGAGTGATCGTTCCCGCGCCCGGCGCGGGAACGAACGGCAAGCAGTTTTAATCGAGCAGCGAAATCGCCGTTGGCGCATCGTTGCCGACCAGCGCCAGGTCTTCGAATTCGTTGACGGCGTTGATCTCGGTACCCATGGAGATGTTGGTCACACGCTCCAGAATGATCTCGACGATCACCGGCACCTTGAACTCTTCGATCAGCTCTTCGGCCTTGCGCAGGGCAGGGGCGATGTCAGCCGGTTCGAACACACGCAGGGCCTTGCAGCCCAGGCCTTCGGCGACTGCGACGTGGTCGACACCGTAACCGTTGAGTTCCGGCGCGTTCAGGTTATCGAAGGACAGCTGCACGCAGTAGTCCATTTCGAACCCGCGCTGTGCCTGACGGATCAGACCCAGGTACGAGTTGTTCACCACAACGTGGATGTACGGCAGATTGAACTGGGCGCCGACCGCCAGTTCTTCGATCATGAACTGGAAGTCATAGTCCCCCGACAGGGCCACGACTTTACGGTTCGGATCGGCCTTCACCACGCCCAGCGCTGCCGGAATGGTCCAGCCCAACGGACCGGCCTGGCCACAGTTGATCCAGTGACGCGGCTTGTAGACGTGCAGGAACTGCGCGCCGGCAATCTGCGACAGACCGATGGTGCTGACGTAGCAGGTGTCCTTGCCGAACACCTGGTTCATTTCTTCGTAAACGCGCTGCGGCTTGACCGGCACGTTGTCGAAGTGGGTCTTGCGTTGCAGGCTGGCCTTGCGCTGCTGGCAATCCTGCAGCCAGGCGCTGCGGTTTTTCAGCTTGCCGGCGGCTTGCCATTCACGGGCGACTTCGATGAACACGGTCAGCGCGGCAGCAGCGTCGGAAACGATGCCCAGGTCCGGGGTGAACACGCGGCCGATCTGGGTGCCTTCGATGTCGACGTGAATGAACTTGCGACCTTCGGTGTACACGTCGACCGAACCGGTATGACGGTTGGCCCAACGGTTACCGATGCCCAGTACCACGTCGGACTTCAACAGCGTGGCGTTGCCGTAGCGGTGCGAAGTCTGCAGACCGACCATGCCGACCATCAGCGGGTGATCATCAGGAATGGTGCCCCAGCCCATCAGGGTCGGGATCACTGGAATGCCGGTCAGCTCGGCGAATTCCACCAGCAGATCGCTGGCGTCGGCGTTGATGATGCCACCACCGGCCACCAGCAATGGACGTTCAGCCTGATCGAGCAGCGCCAGAGCCTTTTCAACCTGCAAGCGAGTTGCGCTCGGCTTGGCCAGCGGCAGTGGCTGGTAGGCGTCGATGTCGAATTCGATTTCGGCCATCTGCACGTCGAACGGCAGGTCGATCAGCACCGGGCCAGGACGGCCGGAGCGCATTTCATAGAAAGCTTTCTGGAACGCGTAAGGCACCTGGCCCGGCTCCAGAACGGTGGTCGCCCACTTGGTCACTGGCTTGACGATGCTGGTGATGTCGACGGCCTGGAAGTCTTCCTTGTGCATACGGGCGCGAGGGGCTTGCCCTGTGATGCAGAGGATCGGGATCGAGTCCGCGGAGGCGCTGTACAGACCGGTGACCATGTCGGTACCGGCCGGGCCGGAAGTACCGATGCACACGCCGATGTTGCCGGCCTTGGTGCGGGTGTAGCCCTCGGCCATGTGCGAGGCGCCTTCAACGTGGCGAGCGAGGACGTGATCGATGCCACCGACTTTCTTCAGGGCGGAATACAGCGGGTTGATCGCAGCACCCGGAATGCCAAAAGCGGTATCGACCCCTTCACGGCGCATCACCAGAACGGCGGCTTCGATTGCTCTCATTTTGCTCATGGTTTTGTGCCTCTTTACGTTTTGTAATTGTATACAAGTGGCTTTGCGCAGAGTGTATTCACGGCGGACGGCGCAGGTCAATCCATTTTCTCAAGCGGCTGTTTCATTCGTCGGAAGCCGTTTCTGCTGTGGCTTTTCGTCGCATGAGGCGCTTTTCGAGAATTATTGTATACAAAAAAATAATTCATTGTGTTCTAT
This genomic window contains:
- a CDS encoding MFS transporter → MTATTHAMTRGMVLLFAFCCGAIVANIYYAQPIIGLIAPDIGLTDTMASFIVSLTQIGYALGLFFLVPLADLLENRRLMIITTVVAIASLLGAAFTDQPNVFLMISLLVGFSSVSVQILIPLAAHLAPEESRGRVVGGIMGGLLLGILLARPVSSVVADHFGWRAMFMIAAVLMAAISIVLALTVPKRQPDHSASYGQLIGSLWTLLRQQPVLRQRAFYQACMFATFSLFWTAVPLELARNHGLSQSEIAIFALVGAIGAIAAPISGRLADAGHTRVASLLAMLFASLSFLPAFIHPAYSVIGLAVTGVVLDFCVQMNMVLGQRAVYSLDAKSRGRLNALYMTSIFIGGAFGSSVASAVYEHGGWLWIVIVGSAFPLLALVRFLSVSQKSALVTA
- a CDS encoding DUF5666 domain-containing protein yields the protein MFRQLLRHTTTLALIGVLGAGSVYAGEAPGMRIGVRGEITGVSPDSLKVHVNSGENVVVRLTPDTKVRAVTLANIEDIKPGSYIGSAAIPQEDGTLKALEVHVFPPELAGSGDGHRPFDLTKDSSMTNGSVGDLVVSNGRVLTVNYKGGQQKILVPEDVPIVNLTPGDRNLLKVGVRIVTFVTQSADGTLTAQSISAGKDGVKPPM
- a CDS encoding sulfate ABC transporter substrate-binding protein gives rise to the protein MKKLFGASLLAAGLAFGSVAQAAPTLLNVSYDVMRDFYKDYNTAFQKHWQAEHKEDITVQMSFGGSSKQARSVIDGLPADVITMNMATDINALADNGKLVPENWVTRLPNNSAPFTSATVFIVRKGNPKALKDWPDLLKDGVQVIVPNPKTSGNGRYTYLSAWGYVLKNGGDENKAKDFVGKLFKQAPVLDTGGRAATTTFMTNQIGDVLVTFENEAEMIAREFGRDQFEVIYPSVSAEAEPPVSVVDKVVEKKGSRAAAEEYLKYLWSPEGQEIAAANYLRPRDPAVLAKYTDRFPKVDFLSVEKTFGDWRTVQKTHFNDGGIFDQIYTNK
- a CDS encoding ion transporter, whose product is MNGNNTWRDRLYVIIFQTDTVAGRRFDKTLLLIIFASLVTVILDSIDEVHQNYANVLAYIEWGFTVIFLGEYLLRLYCSPKPLRYAFSFYGLVDLLAIVPGILALYYSDAQYLLIIRVIRMLRIFRVLKLGPYLKQAHYLLDALRGSKQKILVFLLSVCTLVTVFGTLMYVVEGPEHGFTSIPKGIYWAIVTLTTVGYGDIVPRTVLGQVISSLVMITGYSIIAVPTGIFTAELATAMRGGQLQHDCPVCKKNSHEHEASFCSRCGNALFKKME
- a CDS encoding urea transporter, which gives rise to MPANHFNTHCPDWAEALLNGFSQIFLQRHPLCGLLCLLAILFTAPVLFAGALLGAVAGLLTAQRRNYAKADRQAGLFSYNGVLVGLLLSLYFPWSPMLPPLILAAGGLSAMITQQWLKRARLTEYLPAYTAPFVLLSWVFLCFAEPSTPVPALELNTLNLLAAALKGFGQVMFLDHPLAGGLIAAGLLIADRRAFAWALLASAIGLGSSLLHHESQIALLGLGGYNTVLAALAFSAQRQQPWLPLFGIGLALLLTPLFSAIGLATLTAPFILACWLLRTGIRLMRQAEINAAPCTNGENQPRLR
- the pyk gene encoding pyruvate kinase; the protein is MTPDKKVKILATLGPAVDGIEDIRELVEAGVNIFRLNFSHGDHADHAKRYQWIREVERQLNYPLGILMDLQGPKLRVGKFADGKVQLHRGQAFRLDLDATPGDERRVNLPHPEIIAALEAGMDLLLDDGKLRLRVVTKYSDAIDTTVLNGGELSDRKGVNVPQAVLDLSPLTTKDRRDLSFGLELGVDWVALSFVQRPQDIIEARELIGDKAFLMAKIEKPSAVEQLREIAELSDAIMVARGDLGVEVPAESVPQIQKNIITTCRQLGKPVVVATQMLESMRFSPAPTRAEVTDVANAVAEGADAVMLSAETASGEYPLEAVQMMSKIIRQVENGPDYQTQLDVSRPKAEATVSDAISCAIRRISNVLPVAVLVNYSESGASSLRAARERPKAPILNLTPNLQTARRLSVAWGIHSVVNDRLRQVDEVCSTALEIAQAQGMAERGDTLLITAGVPFGQPGSTNSLRIETLI
- a CDS encoding glycerate kinase, translated to MSVDPQQLLRELFATAIDAAHPNQVLEAHLPADRTGRVIVIGAGKAAAAMAQVVERCWEGEVSGLVVTRYGHGAPCEKIEVVEAAHPVPDAAGLAVAKRVLDLVSNLTEDDRVIFLLSGGGSALLALPAEGITLADKQSINKALLKSGATIGEMNCVRKHLSAIKGGRLGKACWPATVYTYAISDVPGDLATVIASGPTVADPSTSAEALAIIKRYGIEIPASVRTWLQSPESETVKPGDPSLARSHFQLIARPQQSLDAAAVKCRQAGFSTLILGDLEGESREVAKVHAGIARQIIHHGQPLAAPCVILSGGETTVTVRGNGRGGRNAEFLLSLTDSLKGQPGVYALAGDTDGIDGSEDNAGAIMTPDSYARAAALGLSASDELDNNNGYGYFAALDALIVTEPTRTNVNDFRAILILESSKS
- a CDS encoding 2-hydroxy-3-oxopropionate reductase; amino-acid sequence: MAKIGFIGTGIMGHPMASNLQKAGHSLFLSAHHDAAPADLVAAGAVALANPKEVAQEAEFIIVMVPDTPQVDDVLFRTDGVAAGIGKGKVVIDMSSISPTATKAFAAKINEKGAQYLDAPVSGGEVGAKAATLSIMVGGDADAFERALPLFQAMGKNITLVGGNGDGQTAKVANQIIVALNIQAVAEALLFASKNGADPAKVREALMGGFASSKILEVHGERMIKGTFDPGFRISLHQKDLNLALQGAKELNINLPNTANAQQVFSTCAAIGGSNWDHSALIKGLEHMANFSIRDKK
- the hyi gene encoding hydroxypyruvate isomerase; the encoded protein is MPRFAANLSMLFTEQDFLARFDAAAKAGFSGVEYLFPYDFSSAEIKAKLDANGLTQVLFNLPAGDWAKGERGIACLPDRVEEFRAGVDLAIAYAQVLGNTQVNCLAGIRPQGVDDATVEKTFVANLKYAADKLQAVGIKLVMEAINTRDIPGFYLNNTAQALSIREQVGSANLFLQYDIYHMQIMEGDLARTLQSHLGEINHVQLADNPGRNEPGTGEINYRFLFEHLDRFGYQGWVGCEYKPLTTTEAGLGWLKTHNAI